The Acidobacteriota bacterium genomic interval CCCCGTGGCTGCGGACGCCTCGACGACGATCTCGGGCTCGATTACCTGTTCGGTGGCCTCGACGGCGACCCCTGCCGCCGGTCCGGCAGTGCGGGTGGCGGCCGGTCCGTCCGGTTCGTGGATGGCCGGATCCATGCGCCCTCCTGGCGCCTGATCCCCTACCGGGCCATCCGCGGGCAGTGCGTTGTGGCGAACCGCGAGGTACGCGCCGATGCCGGCCGCGGCGACGACCAGCGTGACGGCGAGGGCGGCGACGACGAAGAAGGATGCACGTGTCATGCCAGAAGACTCCTCACTCGTCGAAAGGACAGCAAGAGCCGTGCCGTTAGTGTCCCAAGGCGATTATGCCTCGTTTCCATGGGGCTGCAAGCCGTTCCGTGCGCGCCGCGGCCCGTCGGAAGCATATTCGACGGGGAGGAACCGTGTCACCGCGGGATGACCGGCTGTCATCCCGCGGTGCCCGTGCTCGCCCGCGCGAGCCGCCAGCGTGTAGAATGAGGCGCCGGATCGGTTGGGGGGCCGAGCCGGTAGTCCGTTCGAAGAAAGGCAGGACACGAGCATCGTCCGGACCGCTTTGCCCGCCACAACCCCCAGCCCTGAACGTTTCGGGTCGACCGTCGTCCAGCGCGCGCTGAGCGTGACGGCCCTGTTGTTCGTGTTTCTCCTCGGCGTCAAGGGACTCGGTGACGGCTTCGAGCTGATCGGGCAGGACTTCATCGAGAGCTTCTTCGCGGCGACCTCCAATCCGTTTATCGGCCTCATCGTCGGCCTGCTGGCGACCACGGTCATGCAGAGCTCCTCGGTGACCACCTCGATGGTCGTCGCTCTGGTCGCGGCGCCCGAGAATCCGCTGCCCCTGGCCAACGCGATTCCCATGGTGATGGGGGCCAACATCGGGACCACGGTGACGGCGACCATCGTCTCGCTGGCCCACATCGGACGCCGGGACGAGTTCGAGCGGGCGTTTCCGGTCGCGATCTGCCACGACATCTTCAACTATCTGGCCGTGCTGGTGCTGCTGCCGGTAGAGATTGCCACCGGCTACCTCGGACGCACCGCCAGCACGCTGGCCGAGACGTTGGGACACGTGGGCGGGGTCGAGTACGAGAGCCCGCTGAGCACGGCGCTCAACGCCGGATTCGAGCCGATCATTGCGATGGCCCGGGGACTCTTCGCGGCCGCGGGCGGGCAGGCCGTCTTCCTCATCGGCATCAGCGGCGCGTTCATCTTCTTCGCGCTGTTTCTGCTCGTGAAGGTCATGCGGGCTGCAGTGACCTCACGGGTCGAGGGCATGATCGACCGGGCGCTCAGCTCGAGCGCGATCATCGCCATGCTGGTCGGCGTGGTCGTGACCGTCATGGTGCAGTCGAGCTCGATAACGACGTCGCTGCTCGTGCCACTGGGCGGCGCCGGCCTGCTGCGGCTCGAGCAGGCGTTCCCGGTCACGATCGGGGCGAACATCGGCACCACGGTGACGGCGCTTCTCGCAGCCCTTGCGGTCTCGGGGCCGAACGCGGCGGCCGGCCTCGAGATCGCCCTGGTGCACCTGCTGTTCAATATGAGCGGCCTGCTGCTGATCTACCCGGTGAAGGCGATTCGTCGATGGCCGCTGGAGGCTGCACGCCAGGTGACGAAGCTCGCGCTACGGTCGCGCAAGCTGACGGTCGTGTGGGTCGCCCTCCTCTTCTACGGCCTGCCCGCGCTCTGCATCGCCATCGGGCGCCTCTTCGAGTAGTCTCGGCGCCTCGTCTGCCGGCACGGGACGCGTACGGCCCGGCCGTAGTACACTCAGGGGTTTGGCAGGACCCAGAACCGTGGACCAGACATCGCAGGTCGTCGTCATCGGAGCCGGGATCGTCGGGTGTGCGGTCGCTTACGAGCTGGCGCGGCGCGGCCTGCACGTTCGCGTCATCGACCGTCGCGAGGTTGGGCAGGGCGCGACACAGGCGTCGGCCGGCGTGCTGGCGCCGTACATCGAAGCGCCCGATCGCCGGCCGCTCCTCGACCTGACCACCCGCAGCCTGGATCTCTACGACGAGTTCGTGGCGGGCATCGTCGAGGACTCGGGCGCGGCAGTGCAGTATGCGCGCACCGGTACGCTCGAGGTCGCCTCCGGCCCGCAGGACATGACGCGTCTGGAGAGCATCCTGGCCGCCTGCGAAGCGCGCGGCATCGGCGCCGAGCTCCTCGACGCGGGCGCGGTGCGGCAGGCCGAGCCGCAACTGGCGCCGGCCGTGCACGGGGGTTTGATCGTCGAGTCGCACGGCTTCGTCGGCGTCTCCGAGCTGACCGCTGCTCTGCGGCGGGCCGCAGCGTCCCACGGCGTAGCGTTCCAGACTTCCGCGGCCGTGACGCGCGTCGCGCGCAACGGCGCCGCCGTCCGTGTCGAGACGGCCGGCGACGCGCTCGCCTGCGAATGGGCAATCATGGCTGCCGGGAGCTGGGCGGGGCACGTGGAGATCGAGGGGGCCGCACCGGTCCCGATTCGACCGGTGCGCGGGCAACTCCTGCACCTGGGGTGGCCGGCGCCCGCCCTCAAACGCGTGATCTGGGCGTCGGACTGCTACCTCGTGCCGTGGAGCGACGGCTCGGTGCTGGCCGGTGCGACCAGCGAGGAGGTCGGTTTCGACGAGCGCGCCACGGTGGCCGGCGTCCGGGAGCTCATCGACGCCACGCGACGGGTCACGCCGGCGGTGAGCAACGCGTCGTTCCAGGAAGCCCGCGTCGGCCTCAGGCCGGCGACGCCGGACGAGCTGCCCGTCATCGGGCCGTCGGCGGCCGTGCCCGGTCTCGTCTATGCCTGCGGCCACTTTCGCAACGGCATCCTGCTGGCGCCGTTGACGGCGGCTCTGGTCGGGGATCTGGTGGTCGACCGGCGTCTCGACGGTGCGCTCGACATCACGAGTCCGTCCCGTTTCGGCTCGTGTTGAGCCCGACGGGTGGGGCGAACACGTCGCCCGATGCAGTAATCTCTGTCGCAGACCGAAGGAGCCGCTTGAATGATCAACGCTCGAGTGCAAGTACCGACACCCGTGAACGAGCCCGTGCTGAGCTATGCGCCCGGGTCCGGGGAGCGGGAAGAGCTGAACACCCACCTCGCCGAGGTCGCCGGCCAGCAGATCGAGATCCCGCTGATCATCGGCGGCGGCGAGGTCCGCACCGGCGATCTGGGTCAGTGCGTCATGCCGCACGACCACCAGCACGTGCTGGCGACCTTCCACAAGGGTAACGCCGACTCCGTGCAGCAGGCGGTGGCCGCCGCGGCAGCGGCGCGCCCGGAATGGGCGGCCATGCCGTGGGAGGCGCGCGCCTCCGTCTTCCTGAAGGCGGCCGAGCTGCTCGCCGGCAAGTACCGGCCGATCATCAACGCGGCGACGATGCTGAACCAGAGCAAGACGGTCTTCCAGGCCGAGATCGACGCGGCCTGCGAGTTGATCGACTTCCTGCGCTACAACGTCTCGTACATGCCTCAGATATTCGCCGAGCAACCCGCCAGCGCGCCGGCGATATGGGACTACGTCGAGTACCGGCCGCTCGAGGGCTTCGTCCTGGCGATCACGCCGTTCAATTTCACCTCGATCGCCGGCAACCTGCCGACCAGCCCGGCAATGATGGGCAACACGGTCATCTGGAAGCCGGCTTCGACCGCCGTTCTCTCCGCCTACCGGCTGATGGAGATGCTCAAGGAGGCGGGACTGCCCGACGGCGTCATCAACCTCGTGCCGGGCAGCGGGGGGCAGATCGGCGAGCCGGCGATGAACCACCCGGATCTCGGCGGCGTGCACTTCACCGGCAGCACCGCGGTCTTCCAGGGGATGTGGAAGACGGTCGGCGCCAACATTGCGGGCTACCGCGGCTATCCGCGCATCGTCGGAGAGACCGGCGGCAAGGACTTCGTCTTCGCCCACGCCTCCTCCGATCCCGACGCACTGGCGACCGGGCTCATTCGCGGCGCCTACGAGTACCAGGGCCAGAAGTGCAGCGCGGCCAGCCGGGCCTACATTCCCAGGAGCCTCTGGGACCGGTACGGCGACGAATGGTGCCACGAGATCGAGGCGATCAAGTGCGGTGACCCGGCCGACCTGACCAATTTCATGGGCGCGGTCATCGATCGCGCGTCCTACAACACGCTGAAGTCGGCGATCGACGGCGCGCGCGCCGATGCCGGCGCCGACGTCGTCTGCGGCGGGCACTGTGACGACAGCCGGGGCTACTTCGTCGCACCGACGCTCATCCGGGCCCACGACCCGCGCTACCGGACGATGGAGGTCGAGCTGTTCGGGCCCGTGCTGACCGTCTACGTCTACGACGACGACGCCTACGAGGAGACGCTGGAGCTGTGCGACAAGACGTCGCCCTACGGGCTGACCGGCGCCATCTTCGGCACCGACCGCAAGGCGATCAACCTCGCTCACGGCAAGCTCGCCAACGCGGCGGGGAACTTCTACATCAACGACAAGCCGACCGGGGCGGTGGTCGGCCAGCAGCCGTTCGGCGGCTCCCGCGCCTCGGGGACGAACGACAAGGCGGGCAGCCTGCTGAACATGATCCGCTGGGTCAGTCCGCGGACCACGAAGGAGAACTTCCTGCCCCCGCGCGACTACCGCTACCCGCACATGCAGGACGGAGACTGAGTGCCATGAGCTTCTGCGAGCACTGCGCGGGTCAACGGTTCGATCGGGCGCAGGTGCTCCGTACCCTGCGAGCAGCGCGCAAGCGGTTGAGGGACGGGCCGCAACTGTGCAGCGCGGTGGATGCGCTCGATGACGTCATCCAGGCCGTGCGCGAACTGGAGATACCGCACCTCGAGCCGCTCGACGAAATGGGCGACGATACCGTGATCCACTAGTCCGGGGGCTGCGCAGCGGGAAGTCGCGGCATGCAGACGACGTCCGGCCGAGCGAGGCCGGCCGCACCGGCTCGACGGTGCTCCGGCACGTGCGCGCGGCGAGGCGGACGAAGGGCCGCGCGACGGGCGCCTCCCTCCGTTCG includes:
- the thiO gene encoding glycine oxidase ThiO codes for the protein MAGPRTVDQTSQVVVIGAGIVGCAVAYELARRGLHVRVIDRREVGQGATQASAGVLAPYIEAPDRRPLLDLTTRSLDLYDEFVAGIVEDSGAAVQYARTGTLEVASGPQDMTRLESILAACEARGIGAELLDAGAVRQAEPQLAPAVHGGLIVESHGFVGVSELTAALRRAAASHGVAFQTSAAVTRVARNGAAVRVETAGDALACEWAIMAAGSWAGHVEIEGAAPVPIRPVRGQLLHLGWPAPALKRVIWASDCYLVPWSDGSVLAGATSEEVGFDERATVAGVRELIDATRRVTPAVSNASFQEARVGLRPATPDELPVIGPSAAVPGLVYACGHFRNGILLAPLTAALVGDLVVDRRLDGALDITSPSRFGSC
- the pruA gene encoding L-glutamate gamma-semialdehyde dehydrogenase, whose product is MINARVQVPTPVNEPVLSYAPGSGEREELNTHLAEVAGQQIEIPLIIGGGEVRTGDLGQCVMPHDHQHVLATFHKGNADSVQQAVAAAAAARPEWAAMPWEARASVFLKAAELLAGKYRPIINAATMLNQSKTVFQAEIDAACELIDFLRYNVSYMPQIFAEQPASAPAIWDYVEYRPLEGFVLAITPFNFTSIAGNLPTSPAMMGNTVIWKPASTAVLSAYRLMEMLKEAGLPDGVINLVPGSGGQIGEPAMNHPDLGGVHFTGSTAVFQGMWKTVGANIAGYRGYPRIVGETGGKDFVFAHASSDPDALATGLIRGAYEYQGQKCSAASRAYIPRSLWDRYGDEWCHEIEAIKCGDPADLTNFMGAVIDRASYNTLKSAIDGARADAGADVVCGGHCDDSRGYFVAPTLIRAHDPRYRTMEVELFGPVLTVYVYDDDAYEETLELCDKTSPYGLTGAIFGTDRKAINLAHGKLANAAGNFYINDKPTGAVVGQQPFGGSRASGTNDKAGSLLNMIRWVSPRTTKENFLPPRDYRYPHMQDGD